Part of the Candidatus Poribacteria bacterium genome is shown below.
TCAACCGATTGAAGTCCAGACTGTCAGCGAGAAAATTTTCAGAGGCACTGTGTCAAACGTTGGCGCGAATGATGTCACCATCAGCCTTGACAGTTCACAACGCGGTATTCGTCCGGGTCCAACAACGTTGTCCCTTCTCGTGAAAGGTAAGAAGAAAGCAGACGGTGTGCGTGCCACAATCACAATGTCGAAAGGAAAATCTGTCATGTTAGATGATGGGGGTAAAGGCACACGTACAGGGATTGAAGTCGGTATGCAGAACGAAACACACGTGATTGTTAAAAGCGGACTTAAGGCAGGTGACCGCGTTGTGCTGCAGCAGCGGAAACCACAAGGTGGCGGATTCGGAAGGTAAAACAGTAGCTTTGTAGTCTCGATCTTCAGATCGAGACTACAGTTGAATTACCTGTGTATCATAAGCAAGGTAGGCGTTGTCTGGAAGTTCAATATCTACTTCTTTACACTGCTCCGGGAAATACCGATGATCTAATCGGTGCATAATATGTGTAAAATAGGTTTCCCTCGTTTTCAAGGCATCGCTAATTTCTAACGCTTCACCAACCGAGAGATGCGTTGGGTGTCTCGGATTAAAACTCAGCGCATCAATAACCAACACCTCAATCCCGTTTAATAAATCTTGTGACGCTTTCGGCAGTCGTTTCACATCCGGTAGATACCCGAAATTGTCGATACGATAGCCGTAAGTGTCAACGTTTCCATGCTCAACCGGAATCGGTGTAATGTCAAAACCCAGCAACGAAAATCTTTTATCTTTTTCAACGACATTTGGGAGTAGATGACCGACTCCTCCACCTTGGAACGTCTCCTTTGTGAACATATAATCAAAGTTTCGTTGTAGGATGCCCATTGTCTGTTCGGGACCGTAAATCGGCATATCCATCTGCTGTTTTCGGCACGGCATTACGATATCGTTGGTGCCACTGACATGGTCGGCGTGAGGGTGCGTGAAAATAACAGCATCTATCCGTTCAATCCGATTCCGGACGATCTGATCCATGAAATTAGGGCCGAGGTCAAATTGGAGGTTTTTTCCGTCTTTTTCAATATGGACCGATGAACGGGTTCGATAGTTTTTTGAACTAACATCCCGCGCGTCTTCACAGGTTTCGCAGTCGCATTTATACTCAGGAACGCCTGTTGAGGTGCCTGAACCCAAAATCGTAATCTTCATTTCTTATTTCTCAATTTTCTATAGTTTTTATATCTCGGAGGCGTGGTTTTCAGTTGTCGGTTTTCATGTAGAAGATCTTTTTCTTTCTGAGAACTGACAACCGATAACTGACAACTATTAAATGACTAAACTTACATCCCAAGAATATCTCGTTCTGGCTGATGTCATTGGCGACACACCAATGACAGTTATCTCTGCCTCCCGCTTGCAACAACGGATGTGCGATGCTTACATCGCTGGTTCGCTACCAGATGTTGATGCCGCCATCGTTTTTGACGCATACTGCTCGGACGAACCCGCCGGTTTCGGCACCGATGCCGATGCTCTGTGGCAACTCTTGAAAGCAACCGACGGATGGAGTTGTATCAACGTTGACAATTCCTGTGCTGCAGCTCTCGGCGCGCTTATTGAAGCGGACAGGGGCACATCCATCCGCTATTACGGTGATGTCTGTTACGCGCTCTTAGAGCCTGTCCACTGTTATCCAAACGAGAGCGTTCGCCGCTTGTCATTGGAAGATGTAGAACGTCTGGCAAAAGCCCCCGCAGAAATCCAAGGAAACGGTTACAAAACACACGAAGCCATGCTGACAGAAGGCATCGCTGCTGGAGCCGTTGTGGACGGGAACATTGTTGCTATTGCGCACACCTACGCTGAAACAAAGCTCCATGCCGACATCGGAGTTTCTACACTAAAGGCATGGCGTGAAAAAGGATTCGCCACCGCAGCGGCATCGGTCGTCGCACAAGAAATTCAGGCGAAAGGTAAAGTCCCTGCCTGGAGTTGCGGTGAAGACAATATCGCTTCACTTCAGGTGGCACAAAAATTGGGCTTCACCGAAGTCGCACGGCGCACCTACGTTATTCCCACCTCACCAGAATAGCACTTGTTTACCCAAGGGCATCGTCTACCTTGTTGATAGCCGCTGCCATCAACCGCGCGTGCTCCTCCTGCATATTCACGTTAAACCCAAACCGTAGTGCGCGACCGAGGATAGACAACGTTTGCGGACACATATCCGGTGAGTATTCAACATCTCCTTTATAACGCGGATCCTTCCACGGGTATCCAGACGCGTCCGGAGAATGCTTGAATAGGATCGAATCCCAATAGGTATAGATATGCCGGTCGGGAAAGCCTTCATTGTAAGCAGTTCCTGCGTTCAGTCCTTCTGCCTTGAGTGCCTCAGCGTACTTCTTGGCGAGTTCCAGATCGCGCACAATAATGGCGGCACTAATACCGCACTCACCAGTCGGATCATCGACGTGTTGTCGAATATAACCTTTCGGATTCTCAGCGAGTTCCGCCGTGAACGCCTTTTTGAGTCGGCGTGTATGTCCCAAGATGTTCTCTAATTTTGAGAGTTGCACGCGTGCGATCGCCCCTAAAATCTCACTCGTCCGGTAACACTGCCGTGAGAAGGGTTTATTCTGCCATTCAGAATCGCTCATCCACATCGGCAAACCGGGTTCTGCTGCGAATGCTGCACGTTCATAGACATCGTAGTCATCACTAAAGACGAGTCCACCCTCCCCACAAGAAATCACCTTGTAGTAGTTGAGACTCCACGCCCCTGCATCTCCCCATGTTCCCGCATATTTACCCTTATACTGTCCACCGACACACTGACAGCAATCTTCAACAACGAGAAGGTCGTGCTTCTGCGCGAGTTCAACGATTGCTTCAAGTCGGCACGGCACGCCTTGCATGTGTACCGGTAGGATGGCTTTAGTATGTGGCGTAATTTTCCGTTCCACGTCGGCAACGTCTAAACCGAGCGAATCGTCGATCTCTGCTATTACCGGAATCGCACCAACACCGACAATAGCAGCAGCGGTTGCGATAAAGGTATAGCCCGGTACAATCACCTCATCCCCCGGTCCGATGCCGACCCCAGTCAACGCGCAGATGATCGCTGAGGTGCCTGAGTTCACCATCAAAGCGTGTTTTGCACCGAGGTACGCGGCTGCCTCCTTCTCAAAACTGGCGACATTTGAATCCTCAACGAACCGAAAGAGTTTCCCACTGCGCAAGACCTCAGTCACAGCGTTGATCTCACGCTCATCTATCACACTGGGTCCGTGCATTCCGCCCGGTATTGATTCTGCGATAACGGGAGTTCCGCCATCTATTGCTAAACGTGCTGGCATCTTTTTCCTCCACAAATCTTAGCGCGTCGTTTGTAAATCCACTTAGAAAAATCTGAAATATGGTGATACTTTACCAGACGCATCTCTTTTTGTCAATCGCGTTTTTCTCACACCTTCTACCTACGCCACCAACTCTTTTTTCCCTGATACAATGCAAGGAGCTTTGAGATTTCTTTCGCCTTCTTGTCCAGACGCAACACCGCCTTACAGGCTTCAACGACTCTCTGTTTGGCATCTTCACTCTGCGTTGTTTGATAGATATAGTGATAACTCTGCGCAACAGCCGTATGATACATCACGAGGTCTACGCCTTCTGGGACTTCGGTCGGAAGTTGTTGAAGCATCTCGACCGCTGCATCCCACGCCTCCGCTTCAGCATGACAGATAACTTGCTGATAGCGCAGATGGTGTTGCGACGGGTCCAGCCAATATGTCTGTTCATAACACGTCACCGCCTCCGAGTAATCCGCATTGGCGACGTGCAACTGCGCAAGTTCCGTATAAAAAGCGGACAACCCGCTCTCTGCTATCGTGTAAAGCAACACGCCAGTACTGACGAGCCAATCCCTTTCCAACAGGAAATCGATCGCTGAGTTTCGTTCTTCTTCCGTGATCTGGATATCGGTGAGGAGATGCTTGGCGACCGCAGCATTCGGAAAAATCTTAGTACGGCTTTTCAGCAACGGATACGCCTGAACCGCCTTATCCATTGTGATGAGTTTAATTCCCGTCGCGATACGAAACAGGGACACAATCTGGTCGCTATTTTTACGGGACATCTCCTCGGCAATTGCCTCCCGATTTTCTGAAAAATGCAGATTGAGCTCCTCAATTGCCTCTCGGATGTCGGCATCGCTTGGTGCGAGTTGATGTGCTTTCGACAAAAATCGTTGCGCCGTGAAAAGTTCTCGCCACGTCCGATAGATTGTCCCCAATCGAAAATTAGCGAGCGCGAGGGTGGATGTGTCATCTGTTGTGCTGAGAATGCTATCGTAGGTTTGGATGGCTTCGGCGAGTTTGCCTTCGGTTTCTAAGGCTTGCGCATTAGCGATTGGATTTGACATAGGAGACGTAATTTCCTTGCCGGATTCTGTGATGAATTTATCGCATCTGGTCTGGTTCACGAATAAACGTTGACCACTATTTTAACCCAACGGAATTTGTTTGTCAAGAGACGTAGAAGGTTTCGACATTCAGTGAAGGAGCCTCGCTCTACCGCTGGCGAGGGTGTTTTTGCGGAAATGCTTGATCCCTCGAATGACCGTCGCGCCCTTGACGCAATCATCTTTTGATGCTCTCGGTCTCATGCAAGGTGAACGCGATGGTGTGTATGAAGCGGTTGTCAATCTGGTGGAATCTCGGCTGCGGAAGGCGCGGGGTCTGAAAGGAAAATCATAGGTGCGCGTGGCATAAGTTGTCTGAATCGCGGATTAGACGGATTACACAGATTTCGCGGATTACGCTCCAGTGGAGCGGTATGTTGCACATGAAGTTAATTCGGTCTCAAACTTCCAAATTCGGTTGCCATCTGTGCGTTTTGTATGTTATCATTAATTTCAAGCGACGTAGTAAATCATCTGAATCGCGGATTACACGAATTGCGTAGATTTGGCGGATTTTTGAAGCTGGGTCATACAAGCTGCGGATTAGGTAGACAGAATCACATCCGTGCCATGGGTGATTCAGACACTTACAAGGTTTCATTCAAAAGAAATTGGGATTGTGAAGAAAAGTTAAATACCAAATTTAAGAATAGGAGAAAAAGGATTTCTGATGCTACAAATAGACTGGAATATTCCGAGGATATCGAATCAGCCAATAAACTTAACCTTAAAAAAATGGCAACCAATTATTCATAGTAGATCCGAATGGATCTGGCAAGTCAGCATTAATACAACGGTTTGTCTCAGAGCATCCGCAAAACTGGGCAAGCGGATAACTGCACTACTGGACGCAGGCCTTATCATGCAACGCTAACAGGACTTACGCCTGAACAAGTCAGTAAACTGCTTACACCTACAGTTCCAAATCCTGGAAAGGAAGAAAAAAATGAACAAACCAAGAGTTTTCGCAGACTTCCATAGCGCAGACGCAAAAGGAAGAGTGCGGTTGAATTGCGATGGGACGATGGCGGATATCAAACGTCAAAAAATCGTGCTGCAAGATGGGCAATCTCTTATTATCTATAGGGAAGAATTGGAGGTTACGGGGGTTGTTCACTACTCCGAAAAAGAAAAATTGTGGACAGCGGTAATTGATTGGAATGCTATTCAAGAGGCAGAACCCATTGTCTCTGAAATAACACCCACATCGGTAACATAGCAAGTTAAGCGTTCTATTCTCATTGCGAAGCAATATCGCTCCGCTGGAGCCGGAGGTCAGAGAATATCTGTCAATCCATCCGAGCGAATTGATAGAACAAATTGCTGAAAGCATCACCTAAAAATGAGCAAAAATCAATCCGCGTCATCGGTGAAATCCGCGATTCAGACAAGCAAAGAGCCAAATTCCCCAAGTCATCCGCATCATGGAGAAGAAAACGTGACAAAAAAACACAGTCAGAAACGTGCCGAGGTGTATTACAAACACCGGTTCGCTCAATGGAAAAAAGCGGATTATGAGCGTGCCATTGTAGACTTTACCAAAGCGATAGAACACAATTCAGAAGATGTCTTTGCCTATACGAATCGGGGCGTGGCTTATTACAACAAGGGCAGGTTTTACCGCACAGTTGATGACTTTAGCAAAGTGATAAGTCTCACGCCGGACGATCCATTTGCCTATTATGTCCGCGGGTTCGCTTACCGGAGCCTGCTTGTTTTTGAGAAAGCCATCCAAGACTTTAGCACAGCAATACGTCTCAAATCTGATGCAGCTGCTGATGCCTATACCGAGCGCGGTGTAACCCACCACCTTAAAGGTGACGTAGACCATGCTATTGGGGACTATAACGCTGCGATCGCACTGGATCCAGCGTTTGCACAGGCTTATACGGCGCGCGGTCAAGTTTACCGTGATAAAGGCGAGAGAGACAAGGCAATTGAAGATTATAACAAAGCCATACAACTCAATCCGGGACTCGCTGAGCCTTATACCTACCGCGGTCTCATCTACAATCAACAACGCGAGTTAGACAAAGCGATTGCAGATCATAGTAAAGCAATTGCCTGCAACCCAGAATTTGCCGAGGCATACCTCAATCGGGGGCAGGCTTACTACACTAAAAGCGAATTGGACAAAGCGATTGAAGATTACGACAAAGCTATAGAGCTCAACCCAGAACTTGTGGAGGCATACACGCATCGAGGCAACGCCTACAGTGCTAAAGTAGAGTTAAACAGCGCAATTGCGGATTATACTGAGGCACTAAAACTCAGGCCAAAGATTGCTGAATTCTATTACACACGGGGTGAAGCATGGTTGCTTGCAAAAAGTTGGGAAGAGGCGAAGACTGACCTGACAGCTGCACTCCTACAAGATGTAGATGTCGCCGCTGCGTTTCACAATACCCACGAGAGCATTGATGCCTTTGAGGAGAAGATCGGGAGTCGTTTGCCGAAAGAAATTGTAGAGTTATTGACACCGCGGAGCGAACCGTTTGAAATTGATAGAGATGCGCGGATCGCGTTGGGAATGAAGTACTACGGAAACGATGAACTCAGCAGCGGCCTGGCCGCAAAACTTGCAGGAGTATCACGAGAAGAATTCTGGTATTTGATGGGGGATTACGGACTCTCACTGTTTGGTGATGAGGAAGAGTACGCCAAGAGTGGATATTAAAGAATGCCGATACAACCAGTGATTAGCAATAATAGTCCGCTTGTTGGACTGCTCGGGCTCAATCTTTTTTCTCTATTGCGAGACCTTTATACAGAGGTGTGGATTCCACGAAAAGTTGAAAAGGAGTTTCTCAGAAAGGATCCGATAGTCCGCCAGGAGGCACTCGAAAATGCTCCCTGGATTAAGACTGTTGATTTAACGGATCCCCAAACCGCTTCGGTTCATGCGGAACTTGATGATGGCGAAGCCGAGGCGTTGGCTCTTGCTAATGAACATGACGCACGTCTCGTTCTTCTTGATGAAAAGAAGGGAAGACAGAAGGCGAAAAAAATCGGATTAACGGTTAAGGGAATAGCAGGCATTTTACTTCAGGCAAAGGAAGAAGGCTTGATTGATGTCATCAAGCCGCTTTTAATTCGGTTGCAGGATAACGGAGTGTACCTGAGCGAATCGCTCATCAATAACGCCCTGCGAGACGCAGGTGAGGCAGATTAGTTGGGCTTACTGTTGAAGACTATATAAATTAAATTAGGACTTACGCACCCTCTTTGCTGGCGAGGTTTTAAACCTCGCCAGCAGTGGGCGGACCTTAAGGTTTACCAGAAACTTACGTAAGCCCTATAAATAATAATTATCCGAGATGTATTATGGAGAAAAAAGAAATGCAAAAACCGAATCAAGAACTTATCAATAAATATTACACGCGCGGTATAGCATCCGGCGAAAAAGGCGAGGTTGAACTTGCAATTGAGGACTACACTGAGGCAATAGCACTGGATCCGAAGTTTGCCGAAGCGTATTATCAGCGCGGGCTTGCTTACGCTAAAAATGGCGAACTTGACAAAGCCATTGGGGACTATACCACAGCAATAGAACTCAAACCCGACTATGCGGATGCTTATTACAGGCGCAGCAAGGCTTGGTTACGCCTTGGAAAGCAAGACGAAGCGAAAGCGGACATGCAAACCGCTAGCAACATCGGGATAAACAGCAGCACTGCTTTAGACGAAACCCTACGTAACTATGCCCGCGCATGGAAAGCCCTCGGTAATGTATGAGATATTTGACAATTGCAGAGATTTTGGAGGTTGCCGAGGGACATGTCGGGACTTATCATTTACTGGATGAAAACCGTTTACACTATGTGGTTGAAGCAGTTAGTGGAACGTTTGGTGACACAGAACTGTATCCGACTTTGTCGCAGAAAGCCGCTGTATACGCCCATCACATTATCACGGGACATATATTTTTAGATGGAAACAAACGTACCGGTTTACACTGCGCGATCCTGTTCTTAGAATTTAACGGTTGTACCCTGCGGCTTGACCTTGATGATTCAATTATTGAACTCGGTTTTAAGATTGCCGACGGATCCATCACCGATATTGAGGACATCGCCGACCATATACAGTCATGGATTCTGTAACAAACAGATTTTGTTATGATATTTCTTGCTGCAAGCGAAAAGGATGTTAACCCTCCGAAATCCAATCCTCTGTCGCTTCTGCGAATTCCTTCGACAAATCCTCAGAAATCGTCTGTTCCAAGAGTTCAATCAGATCTTCACGGAATTTAAGCCAATCGTCGCCGCGGCGGGTAAACCGGTGCCTATCCTCAATTTCAACAAACATAGTGTCCTGCGGTTCGGACATGGATTCTAAATAACGCCTAACATTCATAATTATTCTCCTTTTTTAGTGGTGGAATGGCTATCAGCCATCGGCTTTCGGCTCTCAGCAAGAGAGCACTATCCAGAGCAAAACTGCTGGCATTGTCCTTTAAGTTTCTTATAGAGGTTTGTGTGGAATAACTGCCACACGAACGGCTGACGGCTGATGGCTGACTGCTGATAGCCGTTACAGCCATTCATGCATCTCCCAACCAGATTTAAGTGCTTTCTCACGAAGTGCTTTTCCTGGATTCACAACGACCGGATTTCCAACGCATTCCAACATCGGTAGATCGGATTGACTATCGCCGTAAGCATAACTCTCTTCCAATGAAATTTCGTGTTGCTCCGCATAAGTTTGGATCGCTTTCGCCTTCTCTTTCCCAATGAGTGGATCGGTTGTCAGTTCACCTGTGAATTTCCCGTCCTTTTCTCGAAGTTGCGGTGCCAGGACGAAATCAACGGTGAGGTAGTCCGCAATCGGTTGGACAATAAAATCGAGCGATCCCGTTACGAGAGCCACGGCTGTACCTTGCTCC
Proteins encoded:
- a CDS encoding tetratricopeptide repeat protein, encoding MQKPNQELINKYYTRGIASGEKGEVELAIEDYTEAIALDPKFAEAYYQRGLAYAKNGELDKAIGDYTTAIELKPDYADAYYRRSKAWLRLGKQDEAKADMQTASNIGINSSTALDETLRNYARAWKALGNV
- a CDS encoding GNAT family N-acetyltransferase encodes the protein MTKLTSQEYLVLADVIGDTPMTVISASRLQQRMCDAYIAGSLPDVDAAIVFDAYCSDEPAGFGTDADALWQLLKATDGWSCINVDNSCAAALGALIEADRGTSIRYYGDVCYALLEPVHCYPNESVRRLSLEDVERLAKAPAEIQGNGYKTHEAMLTEGIAAGAVVDGNIVAIAHTYAETKLHADIGVSTLKAWREKGFATAAASVVAQEIQAKGKVPAWSCGEDNIASLQVAQKLGFTEVARRTYVIPTSPE
- a CDS encoding tetratricopeptide repeat protein, with the protein product MTKKHSQKRAEVYYKHRFAQWKKADYERAIVDFTKAIEHNSEDVFAYTNRGVAYYNKGRFYRTVDDFSKVISLTPDDPFAYYVRGFAYRSLLVFEKAIQDFSTAIRLKSDAAADAYTERGVTHHLKGDVDHAIGDYNAAIALDPAFAQAYTARGQVYRDKGERDKAIEDYNKAIQLNPGLAEPYTYRGLIYNQQRELDKAIADHSKAIACNPEFAEAYLNRGQAYYTKSELDKAIEDYDKAIELNPELVEAYTHRGNAYSAKVELNSAIADYTEALKLRPKIAEFYYTRGEAWLLAKSWEEAKTDLTAALLQDVDVAAAFHNTHESIDAFEEKIGSRLPKEIVELLTPRSEPFEIDRDARIALGMKYYGNDELSSGLAAKLAGVSREEFWYLMGDYGLSLFGDEEEYAKSGY
- a CDS encoding type II toxin-antitoxin system death-on-curing family toxin, with the translated sequence MRYLTIAEILEVAEGHVGTYHLLDENRLHYVVEAVSGTFGDTELYPTLSQKAAVYAHHIITGHIFLDGNKRTGLHCAILFLEFNGCTLRLDLDDSIIELGFKIADGSITDIEDIADHIQSWIL
- a CDS encoding DUF3368 domain-containing protein encodes the protein MPIQPVISNNSPLVGLLGLNLFSLLRDLYTEVWIPRKVEKEFLRKDPIVRQEALENAPWIKTVDLTDPQTASVHAELDDGEAEALALANEHDARLVLLDEKKGRQKAKKIGLTVKGIAGILLQAKEEGLIDVIKPLLIRLQDNGVYLSESLINNALRDAGEAD
- a CDS encoding HAD-IB family hydrolase — its product is MSDPNPKKTVAFFDVDGTLLKSTIVHYYIWMRSAQIPFLLKYLWLIGFLPKVVYYLILDRVSRPRFNQVFYRNYRGMNVADIKELALRMFEAYLRPKIFSEAVSQVQEHKEQGTAVALVTGSLDFIVQPIADYLTVDFVLAPQLREKDGKFTGELTTDPLIGKEKAKAIQTYAEQHEISLEESYAYGDSQSDLPMLECVGNPVVVNPGKALREKALKSGWEMHEWL
- a CDS encoding MBL fold metallo-hydrolase yields the protein MKITILGSGTSTGVPEYKCDCETCEDARDVSSKNYRTRSSVHIEKDGKNLQFDLGPNFMDQIVRNRIERIDAVIFTHPHADHVSGTNDIVMPCRKQQMDMPIYGPEQTMGILQRNFDYMFTKETFQGGGVGHLLPNVVEKDKRFSLLGFDITPIPVEHGNVDTYGYRIDNFGYLPDVKRLPKASQDLLNGIEVLVIDALSFNPRHPTHLSVGEALEISDALKTRETYFTHIMHRLDHRYFPEQCKEVDIELPDNAYLAYDTQVIQL
- a CDS encoding DegT/DnrJ/EryC1/StrS family aminotransferase, whose translation is MPARLAIDGGTPVIAESIPGGMHGPSVIDEREINAVTEVLRSGKLFRFVEDSNVASFEKEAAAYLGAKHALMVNSGTSAIICALTGVGIGPGDEVIVPGYTFIATAAAIVGVGAIPVIAEIDDSLGLDVADVERKITPHTKAILPVHMQGVPCRLEAIVELAQKHDLLVVEDCCQCVGGQYKGKYAGTWGDAGAWSLNYYKVISCGEGGLVFSDDYDVYERAAFAAEPGLPMWMSDSEWQNKPFSRQCYRTSEILGAIARVQLSKLENILGHTRRLKKAFTAELAENPKGYIRQHVDDPTGECGISAAIIVRDLELAKKYAEALKAEGLNAGTAYNEGFPDRHIYTYWDSILFKHSPDASGYPWKDPRYKGDVEYSPDMCPQTLSILGRALRFGFNVNMQEEHARLMAAAINKVDDALG